The DNA region gttatttcgtttatatttatataaattgtaaaatttggTACGGTTAGCTGATAATGTACGAATATCTGCGTAAGTTGCATTTTTTTTAGTTAGATTCTGCCtcttctcaaaaatatgaatccGCATAAACATCGGTACTCTAATAATAATTCAGGTCGATTATGCTTTGTTCTTCGAACAGCAATAAAGACGAGTGTTTACCAGACAAGCTGGCAACTATTGAGCCAGAAAACGATATTCAGCTAACAGGAGTACCATGTCAAGCTTTCATGGGCTTCATCGTCCAAGAAATATCAAAGAACAACCATAATGGAAAATACACATTGAAGGAAGCGGTAGAAAAATATTGTCCAAGGTAAAATTGAGTTGATGAAAGTCGGACATAAAAATCTTGGTACATCCGCACgcgaaaataattatatttccttGTAGATTGTATTACTGCCCAGAAATTCGGATCCTAAACTCGAGCCCAAAGTGTCCAACGAATGCTTTAAACTGCCCTATCGTTTACTCGAGTATACTAACGCATATCACGTGACGactgatatattttattacaaactgTACACGCTGTagcttataaaatataattttagagAAATGATGTATTCGCTCTTTCGTTCGATTTTTCTCCTTTCCTCGTCAATGTCGATCCTATGCTTCATTTGAAGGTTCTATGTTCGTACAGTCGAAGAACGCCCAGCCACATCCAAATTTCTCCGACTAAATGGCAAAATTTACCATTCGAGTATTGTATGATCGAAAAGCAAATATATACTTGTTAAGGGTCTGAAACATACATATCAGTAAAATTGTGCCTAATGTGTAAGACAGAGCGGTCGATAACGGGAAATAGGAGAAAAATAACCAAATAGCAACAATGGCCTCGCTGATACCACAAACCAAGTCAGCCAGATAGAGAACTATCGATGGGAGACTCCAACGTGGATTtttctacaatatttacaattattagaGACATACACTACCAGGCAAGAATTTGAGATTTAAAGATTTGTTTGtagcattaattttaaattgataataaaattaagtgATTCAAGGTAGATACAAATGAttcgaaatttttaatcaatagTGTGCATAATTTGTAGTGTgtgtatacaaatatatatactactactactatactacaaatatatatacatatatatattttatagtaaCAACAAAAATccataattttagaaaaatatttatgtccTTATTCCACTATAGTGCCATTTCTCTCAACAAAAGCAAACCATCAATTCTTTTGACAAAGTTCAGCAAtgaaattattctaaataaCATATTCTATTATCGCAAATAGTAttctatataaataacaaaattaatgaaatgttCTCACCGAGATCAAAGAATAAGCAAGCATGCAAAtggcgaagaaagaaacgatcgtGTAAGGCATAGAGTAGCCTAAGGTCAAAGTGATCACAGCTTTATGAGCATAACCAGGAGCAATCTCACCATTTTCCAAGATACTATACTCTGTCCGACCATAACGGACGCTGTGATAATTCAGAAGTAACATACAGGTAGACAACAACAAAGCTTGAAAAATTCTTAGTATTTCATTTTCAGAAGTCTCGGTAGAATCAAGTTTCCCTTCCTTTATCTTTATCTCATTCGCAGAAGGACAAGTAGTTTTAAATTTTCGCGGGGCAAATCCATGATCGAGTgcctaaaagaaaaacagaTTCCAACAGATTAACCATCAGTAACCAATTATTTGGATTAATCGCTTCAAGATTTAGTTCTAATTTTTCATTCACTTTTGCTTCCATTCTTCAATAGTAATAGGTCAAGGTTTTATGTGAGCCATACAGCACTGTAATAAGCAGAataatttgaatgtttaaaaGCATAACTTTATCCATAGTCCCCCCAAGTCAAAGATTTTTTTATCCTACCACTTATGTTCATAGACCAAAAgaacaaattttgtatttaacacATACACCCCCCACTTTCACTGAAATTTTAGGTCaattattgaaaaagaaaattaagcaCCCATAGATAAAATAGGCGATATGTTaatttataagatatttttgttataccatggtaaaatattaaagtatcaGCAGagtgttattatatttatccttgtatctattttattattattacgtgaAGTTAAGTTGGAATACAAGAACCGTAAGAGGAATACAAGAACTGAATCAAGAAGGTAACTTAACCATTCAAATGAAAGCTTCTTTCTCACAAAAACTTTTACCTAATCAggaacaatgaaataatatctAAGGACTTACTTCGTCGTGTATCGATTGAATTTTACCAGAATACACATTCATCGTGAgaattttcctttcctttttttttttcttccttttttcaatgGGAATCGAAAATTACAGACCTAGGCTCCTTGAAGTGAAACGCATTATGCAACGTTATTCAAATTGTTCAGAGAGGGAAGATTATTGAATCAAAATTATAAGATGATAAGCCGTGTATAACCTTCGGGGGAAATTTCGGTGAATTATTTTTCACTTGCAGAAAATTGCTCGAGCGTTTCGGCTATGAGAAGTAGAAAAGAACTTAGAGAATGGCACGTCGTTGCAAACGTTCTGTGCTTTCCAATCTGAAAGCGCTGATTGGAAACAAAAATACGGTGAGTACATGAACACACGTGCGCGTGTGTGGATAACGTCGTTAACGTTGCATTCATCGTTATGCAAACTGGCTAATTGATTAGCAATAGATCGTTGAATCGTGAAACTTGGTTGGAATAATTACGAATTGTCGAAATTAGGATAGGTCAATTCTCTGAGTTAATAATTGGCACGGTTGCAGAAAAGAGTAATCAAAATTCGAATTGTTTCTCTCGTTTGCGGGTCAAGCTTGGAATTATTTTGGTAAAGTTTGACGAGAATAATCATGAGATTTCGATGTAGACGAAAAATTAACGAACATAGTGGATATTTAGTTAGTAGCTTTGATAATGTTCGTGACATTACGATGAGAAACAGGTAGATAATTTATGTAACAATTTTCTAGCGACTTGGACAACTAGCGTGCACCCTGTGCGACCATTACATCATGGGAAATTCTATCTACGTGATCATACTCGGCCTCATTGGGACCGTTAGTCGATCGTAATACTCCTTAATTATTTCCGCATAATAAAACGCAAGAGTTCACGAATCTCTTTCGTCTGAACGAAGATAGTGGTTCGTGAACTTTTAAATTCGATTCATCAAATGTTTAATCTaactttatttgaaatatcttgAAGTACAGTATTGTGCAACAGTCCTTGGCCCCCTAGCAAAACAaaaaaatttcgtttctatGAATGAGTGAAAAGATACTTGATATTATTTTAGATTTGTTGTTGATTCCCAAAAAGTGTTATCTTTTTCAGGAATTATTGGTAATTTACCAGAAAAGAATCTtcttttaaagaattattttagcGTTGCTGTTAGGTAATTTTGCAATAAACTCATTTCCTACCATCTTCCATTCTATCTTTAGTacttcaaataatttatttatacgcCTCTCACTTTCTGTATTCTTAAGATACACTTTAAATCATTTTACACGTATTTTACAATATGTAATGTACAATTGAGTATCGAAATATTCTTGAAGAATATACACATAAGCTGAGGAAACGATAAAGGAAGATTCGTTTCTATGCAACACTATGTGAAAATATCTCCTAAAATCATGATAAATTACCATCATGAAATTAAGCCTTTTGCACAATACCGTATACGAAAGAAAATCTTACAAATACACTGCCTAATTAATGACCTAGGTGATTACAGCGTTTGATATCATCCGCATAATAAATTGCAAATTGCCAGTCAGATCACCCTCGCAAACCAGAAACAATGAAACCGGTAATTTATTCAATTCCCCTGACAGTCTTAGAATGgaatttaataacaattaatcGTTCTATTATTAGTACCTTTGGATGTGGAAAGAGATTTAAAGCTAATGACGTCGATTCTGGGAATAGAGCACTACACCTTAATCATGCTGGGGGCAATTACCGTGAGTGATTCGAAGAAATTTCCCTTAAGTTCGACATATTAAACCGAAACGATACTTTTTTCTAGGAATATCCAATGTTACATACACCCTGGCTCTTAATGCAACTGTGCGTGATCATCGTGGAGGTCACTGTATTCTGTGTGAAAGTATTTTTGGATGGACTTCACATAAAACGCGACGAAATTTTATTATCCGTCCTGACCGTACATAATTGGCTTCAAGTGTTTTGTTTGTTCCATAAACAAGCTCGGCAGTCTCGTTAAATCTTCAATTCTAAAAGAAATTTGATAGcagaaaatatttatgcaatttgaattattaaaattattgtaaaaccTTGTACAcaatgttttgatttaataaaggATAACCGTACGAcgtatatatttgaaattgcACACTACTTATTGTATTGTACCAATTTCGCGTTTGttgttaatatgtatatatatatgtaattttaaaaaaC from Bombus terrestris chromosome 14, iyBomTerr1.2, whole genome shotgun sequence includes:
- the LOC100645848 gene encoding uncharacterized protein LOC100645848, with protein sequence VLLLVPLDVERDLKLMTSILGIEHYTLIMLGAITEYPMLHTPWLLMQLCVIIVEVTVFCVKVFLDGLHIKRDEILLSVLTVHNWLQVFCLFHKQARQSR